The proteins below come from a single Triticum aestivum cultivar Chinese Spring chromosome 5D, IWGSC CS RefSeq v2.1, whole genome shotgun sequence genomic window:
- the LOC123122245 gene encoding glucuronoxylan 4-O-methyltransferase 1, translated as MSSPTHVRKALHLAAMKAKLQGVAGHRLLLVAALAAFLLLFSARTLFSSSSSRGSGAASRLSGDGSCSKLPAPVAEALVHYATSNVTPQQTAAEIGVSLRVLQRRSPCNFLVFGLGHDSPMWAALNHGGRTVFLEEDASWIASVRSAHPGLESYHVTYDTRLTEADELIALRDHPGCTAQPDLAAAAEASCRLALRGLPAVFHEVEWDLIMVDAPTGWTPEAPGRMGAIYTAGMAARARRPGDGATDVFVHDVDRAVEDRFSKAFLCDAYLAEQVGRIRHFVIPSHREKPGTPFCPQN; from the coding sequence ATGTCGAGCCCCACGCACGTCCGCAAGGCGCTCCACCTCGCCGCCATGAAGGCCAAGCTGCAGGgcgtcgccggccaccgcctcctcctcgtcgccgccctcgccgccttcctcctcctcttctccgccCGCacgctcttctcctcctcctcctcccgtggcTCTGGCGCCGCCTCGCGGCTGAGCGGCGACGGGTCGTGCTCGAAGCTGCCGGCGCCCGTGGCCGAGGCCCTGGTGCACTACGCGACGTCGAACGTGACGCCGCAGCAGACGGCGGCGGAGATCGGGGTGTCGCTGCGCGTGCTGCAGCGCCGCTCGCCCTGCAACTTCCTGGTGTTCGGCCTCGGCCACGACAGCCCCATGTGGGCGGCGCTCAACCACGGCGGCCGCACGGTGTTCCTCGAGGAGGACGCGTCCTGGATCGCCTCCGTCCGCTCCGCGCACCCGGGCCTGGAGTCGTACCACGTCACCTACGACACCCGTCTGACCGAGGCCGACGAGCTCATCGCCCTGCGGGACCACCCGGGGTGCACCGCGcagccggacctcgccgccgccgccgaggcctcgTGCCGGCTGGCGCTGCGCGGCCTCCCCGCCGTGTTCCACGAGGTGGAGTGGGACCTCATCATGGTGGACGCGCCCACGGGGTGGACGCCCGAGGCGCCCGGGAGGATGGGCGCCATCTACACGGCCGGCATGGCGGCGCGCGCGCGGCGGCCCGGCGACGGCGCCACGGACGTGTTCGTGCACGACGTGGACCGGGCGGTGGAGGACAGGTTCTCCAAGGCGTTCCTGTGCGACGCCTACCTCGCGGAGCAGGTCGGCAGGATCCGGCACTTCGTCATCCCCAGCCACCGGGAGAAGCCCGGCACGCCCTTCTGCCCTCAGAACTGA